One stretch of Muribaculum intestinale DNA includes these proteins:
- a CDS encoding porin family protein: MTMLATSMIALSSGSASAQAHYNSKFSIGGHAGVTMSKMSFTPSVKESMVMGQMVGLQLRYWEERNFGLIVEINYEQRGWKEDFEEYPFSFERKLNYIQIPLLTNIFFGGRHVNGFFNLGPEFGYMIGTSYSSNFDVHNISNIPDFPPNRETDQLWMEPTKKFDYGISAGAGIEFIIKRRHRIHLEGRYYFGIGNIFPDERKDTFSASRGTSIMVTLGYSYRIK, encoded by the coding sequence ATGACAATGCTTGCAACTTCAATGATAGCATTGTCATCTGGTTCAGCATCGGCACAGGCTCATTACAACTCGAAATTCTCTATTGGAGGGCATGCCGGGGTGACCATGTCTAAAATGTCCTTTACTCCAAGCGTAAAGGAATCTATGGTCATGGGCCAGATGGTAGGATTGCAACTGCGTTATTGGGAAGAGCGGAATTTCGGTCTTATTGTAGAAATAAATTACGAACAACGCGGTTGGAAAGAAGATTTCGAGGAATATCCCTTCTCTTTCGAGCGCAAACTCAATTATATTCAGATTCCACTTCTTACCAATATCTTTTTCGGAGGGCGCCATGTAAATGGATTCTTTAATCTTGGCCCGGAATTCGGATATATGATTGGCACAAGCTATTCATCGAATTTCGATGTCCATAACATATCAAATATACCCGACTTCCCGCCAAATAGAGAAACCGACCAACTATGGATGGAGCCTACAAAAAAATTCGATTACGGCATCTCGGCCGGTGCCGGTATTGAATTCATCATAAAACGTCGCCACCGCATACATCTCGAAGGTCGTTACTACTTCGGCATAGGCAACATATTCCCCGACGAGCGCAAGGACACTTTCTCTGCATCACGAGGCACATCTATAATGGTCACATTAGGCTACTCCTACCGGATTAAATAG
- a CDS encoding aldo/keto reductase — protein MNKGTDNNISRRTFLRTLGMGAASTALLSCHRNVSDRIGLNDNAESSTSFRAANGPMTMRINPSTGDSVSILGYGFMRLPEITDASGEKIIDQEQVDRLVDHAMKHGINYYDTSPVYCKGNSEHSLGIALSRYPRDSYFIATKMSNFAPKTWPREESIKMYRNSLKELRTDYIDYMLLHAIGQGGMEAWENRYINNGILDFLIGERSAGKIKNLGFSYHGEIEVFDHLLKMHDDEIVKWDFAQIQLNYLDWKHAKQLNTRNTDAEYLYNELHRRGIPAVIMEPLLGGRLASVNDHVMAEFKRRRPDDSVASWAFRFAGTPEGVLTVLSGMTYMEHLQDNLLTYSPLESCTTDELDMLNQAADYLVKFPTVPCTSCQYCMPCPYGIDIPSIFSHYNKCVNEGRVPTSSSDPEYNRLRRAFLIGYDRAVPRLRQANHCIGCRECVKHCPQAINIPGKMQEIDQYVEQLKQDTL, from the coding sequence ATGAATAAAGGGACCGACAACAATATATCACGCCGCACATTTCTGAGGACACTTGGCATGGGAGCCGCATCTACCGCATTGTTATCCTGTCACAGAAATGTCTCAGACCGCATTGGGCTAAACGATAACGCAGAGTCATCCACATCATTCAGAGCCGCCAACGGCCCGATGACTATGCGCATTAATCCATCGACCGGTGACTCTGTAAGCATACTCGGATATGGCTTCATGCGTCTGCCTGAGATTACCGATGCATCAGGAGAAAAAATTATTGACCAGGAACAAGTAGACAGGCTTGTCGACCATGCCATGAAGCATGGCATAAACTATTATGACACATCGCCTGTATACTGCAAAGGGAATAGCGAACACTCCCTTGGAATTGCTCTCAGCCGCTACCCGCGCGACAGTTATTTCATAGCCACAAAGATGTCGAATTTCGCGCCAAAAACATGGCCGCGCGAAGAATCGATTAAGATGTATAGAAATTCCCTGAAAGAACTCCGTACCGACTACATCGACTACATGCTGCTCCATGCCATTGGCCAAGGTGGTATGGAAGCCTGGGAAAACAGATACATAAATAACGGAATACTTGACTTCCTTATCGGAGAACGTTCGGCCGGAAAAATAAAAAATCTCGGCTTCTCATATCACGGTGAAATCGAGGTGTTCGACCACCTGCTTAAAATGCACGACGACGAGATTGTCAAATGGGATTTTGCACAGATACAGCTCAACTACCTCGATTGGAAACATGCCAAACAGTTGAATACGCGAAACACGGATGCCGAATATCTTTATAACGAACTTCATCGCAGAGGCATACCTGCCGTAATAATGGAACCGTTGCTCGGAGGGCGCCTTGCGTCTGTCAACGACCATGTAATGGCTGAATTCAAACGCCGCCGTCCCGATGACAGTGTCGCCTCCTGGGCATTCCGTTTTGCCGGAACGCCGGAAGGAGTGTTGACAGTATTGAGCGGCATGACATACATGGAACATTTACAAGACAATCTGCTCACATACTCACCGCTTGAGTCATGCACAACCGACGAGCTGGACATGCTTAATCAAGCGGCCGACTATCTCGTAAAGTTTCCGACAGTACCCTGCACATCATGCCAATACTGTATGCCATGCCCCTATGGCATCGACATTCCTTCAATTTTCTCTCATTACAACAAATGTGTCAATGAAGGCAGAGTACCGACATCTTCGTCCGACCCTGAATATAATCGCTTACGGCGGGCTTTTCTGATTGGATACGACCGAGCTGTCCCACGTCTGCGTCAGGCAAACCATTGTATAGGTTGCCGCGAATGCGTAAAGCATTGTCCACAGGCTATCAATATCCCCGGTAAAATGCAGGAAATCGACCAATACGTCGAGCAACTCAAACAAGATACATTATAG
- a CDS encoding 4Fe-4S binding protein, whose protein sequence is MALLFLDVTGIAATYWGFLAKWQFVPAILSLNIIVIIGLVAATLLFGRIYCSVLCPLGIMQDGIACIRQIIRPRRRYSYSTPLTWLRIAMLVIFLSLIILGMASIAAFIEPYSEFGRIMSSIFKPLYVAANNIIAANEPADSYMFYHVDYTVAIPVVIVASITLLTVGTLAWYGGRTYCNTICPVGTILGYLSRFSWMRPMIDHSKCIGCGACSRKCKASCIDAKKGEIDYTRCVACMNCLDSCSKKAIVYAPRTLHPTHEYAATSEPDSKRRDFLTAGLILAGTVAIKAQEKSVDGGLAPIAADKLKPSRRVRITPPGSISHKNFTTRCTACQLCITNCPNGVLRPSTDMTHFMQPEISYEHGYCRPECNVCSNVCPAGAIIPIQKEERTAIQTGHAVWLSERCIAATEGVHCGNCARHCPTGAIAMIPVDADAPNGVKIPAIDTERCVGCGACENLCPVRPFSAIYVEGHEVHRNI, encoded by the coding sequence ATGGCATTACTATTCCTTGATGTCACCGGAATAGCGGCAACATATTGGGGATTTCTTGCAAAATGGCAGTTTGTTCCGGCTATACTATCGCTTAACATAATAGTAATCATAGGTCTAGTGGCTGCAACTCTGCTTTTCGGACGCATATATTGCTCGGTGTTATGTCCGTTGGGAATAATGCAGGACGGAATAGCCTGCATACGCCAGATTATAAGACCTCGAAGACGATACTCATATTCTACTCCGCTTACATGGTTACGAATTGCGATGCTCGTGATATTCCTGAGTCTTATCATACTCGGGATGGCTTCAATTGCGGCATTCATAGAGCCATACAGCGAGTTTGGACGAATTATGTCGTCGATTTTCAAACCTTTATATGTAGCGGCAAACAATATCATCGCCGCCAATGAACCGGCTGACAGCTACATGTTCTACCACGTCGACTATACAGTGGCTATTCCTGTAGTGATTGTTGCATCAATCACCCTGCTGACCGTAGGAACTCTTGCATGGTATGGAGGACGCACATATTGCAATACCATATGCCCGGTGGGAACCATCCTTGGGTATCTGTCACGTTTTTCATGGATGCGCCCGATGATTGACCATTCAAAATGCATAGGCTGTGGTGCATGTAGCCGCAAATGCAAGGCATCGTGCATTGATGCGAAAAAAGGAGAGATTGACTATACCCGCTGCGTGGCATGCATGAACTGCCTTGATTCATGTAGTAAAAAAGCTATTGTTTATGCCCCGCGCACATTGCATCCAACGCATGAATATGCAGCGACATCAGAACCTGACAGCAAGCGCCGCGACTTTCTTACCGCCGGACTGATTCTCGCAGGAACTGTTGCCATTAAAGCTCAGGAAAAAAGTGTTGACGGCGGACTTGCGCCAATTGCCGCCGACAAACTGAAGCCCAGCCGTCGTGTAAGGATAACTCCTCCCGGCTCAATAAGCCACAAGAACTTCACTACTCGATGCACGGCATGCCAGCTCTGTATTACCAACTGTCCCAATGGAGTTCTTCGCCCATCGACCGACATGACTCATTTCATGCAGCCGGAAATAAGTTATGAGCACGGCTACTGTCGCCCCGAATGCAATGTATGCAGCAATGTATGTCCGGCAGGAGCAATTATTCCAATACAAAAGGAAGAACGCACAGCCATACAGACAGGTCATGCGGTATGGCTGTCTGAGCGGTGTATCGCAGCGACTGAAGGAGTGCATTGCGGCAATTGTGCAAGACATTGCCCTACAGGAGCGATAGCCATGATACCTGTTGATGCGGACGCACCCAATGGAGTAAAGATTCCTGCCATAGATACCGAGCGCTGTGTCGGATGCGGCGCTTGCGAGAATCTCTGCCCGGTACGCCCGTTCAGTGCCATTTATGTAGAAGGCCATGAGGTACATCGTAATATCTAA
- a CDS encoding family 20 glycosylhydrolase produces MKRNVILGMLASTAIFMSCSHDKVTASYQVIPLPQEITAKDGNGAFALTDRTVIIYPSGNEALKSNAELLAGYISQLTGHKLKVTDTPSDENAIVLLDNLDASSPEAYTLDVTPTLITINGTTAAGNFYGIQTLRKSIPEKGDHDVEFPAVNISDSPRFAYRGAMLDVSRHFFPVDSVKKFIDMLALHNINRFHWHLSEDQGWRIEIKSRPRLAEIASKRKGTCVGHDFSTSDSIPYGGFYTQDEAREIVKYASDRHITVIPEIDMPGHMVAALSAYPELGCTGGPYEVWQRWGVSEDLLCAGNDKAYEFIDDVLSEIVDIFPSEYIHVGGDECPKVRWENCPKCQAKIRELRLKDDAKGSAEQKLQSYFMHHASDFLTSRGRKMIGWDETLEGGLAPGAIVMSWRGEEGAKEAARQGHDAIMTPTGYMYFDYYQTLDREGEPDAIGGYVPVEKVYSFNPTPDDMTDEEKKHILGVQANLWTEYIPEYSQVEYMELPRMAALAEVQWTDPSKKDYKNFTHRVPQLAEHYKANGYRYATHIFNVNGILTPNPETGTIDAVFSTVDDAPVYYTLDGSEPNVSSTLYEKPVQLTQSGTIKAVAIRKGGASKIFADSVTFNKATGRAITMSQEPHSRYRAEGATTLVNGKYGTTAFTAGGWLGFNGSDLDAVVDLGSQVDVKNVAVRTLVDHPNWILDAESIEVGVSEDGKKYTTVASEKYSPDPQNTPSEIRIHNFDFSPVKVRYVKIVAKSVKQMPSWEGRARIGDPAFMFVDEIIVD; encoded by the coding sequence ATGAAAAGAAATGTCATTCTGGGTATGCTGGCTTCTACTGCTATATTTATGTCGTGCAGTCATGATAAAGTAACAGCCAGCTATCAGGTAATTCCGCTGCCGCAGGAGATAACTGCAAAAGACGGTAACGGTGCTTTCGCGTTGACGGACCGCACAGTGATAATCTATCCTTCCGGTAATGAGGCTCTCAAAAGCAATGCTGAACTGCTTGCCGGATATATCAGTCAACTTACGGGACACAAACTGAAAGTGACTGATACTCCAAGTGATGAGAATGCAATAGTGTTGCTTGACAATCTTGACGCTTCCTCACCTGAGGCCTATACACTGGATGTCACCCCGACTTTGATAACAATCAACGGCACTACTGCGGCCGGAAACTTTTATGGCATACAGACTCTGCGCAAGTCTATCCCGGAAAAGGGCGACCATGATGTAGAGTTTCCTGCTGTAAACATCTCCGACTCTCCGCGGTTTGCCTATCGTGGAGCTATGCTTGATGTATCGCGCCACTTTTTCCCGGTCGATTCGGTAAAGAAGTTTATCGATATGCTTGCTCTGCATAATATCAACCGTTTCCACTGGCATCTCAGCGAGGACCAGGGCTGGCGTATAGAAATCAAGAGCCGTCCGCGTCTTGCAGAAATTGCGTCAAAGCGAAAGGGCACTTGTGTGGGCCATGATTTTTCGACATCCGACTCGATACCTTACGGTGGATTTTACACACAGGATGAGGCGCGTGAGATTGTTAAGTATGCTTCAGACCGGCATATCACTGTCATCCCTGAAATTGACATGCCCGGCCATATGGTTGCCGCTCTTTCCGCTTATCCGGAATTGGGATGTACCGGCGGACCGTATGAAGTATGGCAGCGCTGGGGCGTAAGCGAGGACCTGCTTTGTGCCGGTAATGACAAGGCCTATGAATTCATTGATGATGTACTTTCTGAAATCGTGGATATATTCCCGTCGGAATACATTCATGTCGGAGGTGACGAATGTCCGAAAGTGCGTTGGGAGAATTGTCCGAAATGCCAGGCCAAGATTCGTGAGCTCCGCCTGAAAGACGATGCAAAAGGTTCGGCCGAACAGAAGCTCCAGAGTTATTTCATGCATCATGCGAGCGATTTCCTTACATCTCGCGGACGCAAGATGATTGGTTGGGATGAGACTCTTGAGGGTGGCCTTGCCCCGGGAGCGATTGTGATGTCGTGGCGCGGTGAAGAAGGCGCTAAGGAAGCCGCCCGTCAGGGTCACGATGCGATAATGACTCCGACCGGATATATGTATTTTGATTATTATCAGACTCTCGACAGAGAGGGTGAGCCTGATGCAATCGGCGGGTATGTGCCTGTTGAAAAGGTATATAGCTTTAACCCGACACCAGATGATATGACCGATGAGGAGAAGAAGCATATATTGGGCGTACAGGCCAACCTGTGGACAGAATACATACCGGAGTACAGTCAGGTAGAGTATATGGAACTGCCCCGTATGGCGGCTCTTGCCGAGGTACAATGGACTGACCCTTCAAAGAAGGATTATAAGAACTTTACCCATCGTGTACCGCAGTTGGCCGAGCATTATAAGGCTAACGGTTATCGCTATGCCACTCATATATTTAATGTAAATGGCATTCTTACCCCTAATCCCGAGACCGGAACTATTGATGCTGTATTCTCTACTGTTGACGATGCTCCTGTATATTATACACTCGATGGAAGTGAACCGAACGTATCTTCGACTCTGTATGAGAAACCTGTGCAGTTGACTCAGAGCGGTACCATTAAGGCCGTGGCGATTCGCAAGGGTGGGGCAAGCAAGATTTTTGCCGACAGTGTGACTTTTAACAAGGCCACAGGCCGCGCTATCACAATGTCACAAGAGCCTCATTCGCGATATCGTGCGGAAGGTGCCACTACTCTTGTCAACGGCAAGTACGGTACAACTGCTTTTACCGCCGGCGGATGGCTTGGGTTTAATGGCAGTGATCTTGATGCTGTGGTAGACCTTGGCAGTCAGGTTGATGTGAAAAATGTGGCAGTGCGTACCTTAGTCGATCACCCCAACTGGATTCTCGACGCTGAGAGCATCGAAGTCGGTGTCTCTGAAGACGGAAAAAAATATACAACCGTGGCTTCTGAGAAATATTCTCCGGACCCTCAGAATACACCTTCGGAGATACGCATTCATAATTTTGACTTTTCGCCTGTAAAGGTCCGCTATGTCAAGATTGTGGCCAAGTCGGTCAAGCAGATGCCATCATGGGAGGGGCGTGCGAGAATCGGCGATCCCGCATTTATGTTTGTCGACGAAATTATCGTAGACTGA
- a CDS encoding GH92 family glycosyl hydrolase: protein MNRLFITTISLGLLTAACGTSGTHGDSDYTAYVDPFIGTGGHGHTFPGPVVPHAMIQPGPDTRINGWDACSGYHYSDSLINGFTQSHLSGTGCADYGDFLIMPTVGKQIINPQIDTLQNRPFASEFSHADEIARPGYYSTYLQRYGVKAEITSTERAALYRFTFPQSDDAGFIVDLDYSIQNQTNLDMKIEFEGDTAIRAYKMSEYWAFNQQLSMYAVFSKPFTHETVNDTVLNSKGEKQIRCKALLKFPDTSKDEIVYVKVGVSAVDWDGAKKNLMAEIPGWEFDAVRDAAKDKWNSYLATIDITADNTDKEIFYTAMYHAAIAPGLFMDVDGRYLGMDRKIHQGDTAKPVYTIFSLWDTHRALHPLLTIIDPQLNNEFINSLLLKYDEGGLLPMWELAGNYTATMTGYHAVSLMADAVSKGIADFDIEKACRAGVRSSVYDTTGIITPEKVKLALMPKSKEYKNTLGFIPWNKEFESVAKGLEYAYNDWCISKLAEAAGDSAVAASYAVKGDAYRQYFDPVTRFMRGKDEKGKWHEPFNPRASNHREDDYCEGTAWQWTWFVPHDVDGLMTLMGGPDKFAEKLDSLFNADSTLEGELVSADISGLIGQYAHGNEPSHHIIHLYNYAGRPERTQELIDQVLKEQYRADTDGLSGNEDCGQMSAWYILNSLGFYQVCPGVPVYSIGRPWFPHAVVNLPGGKKIEIKVNNYSKDNKYIKSVKLNGKTLDRPFFNHSDIANGAIFEYDMSATPA, encoded by the coding sequence ATGAATAGACTATTTATCACTACCATCTCACTCGGCTTGCTTACGGCGGCATGTGGTACCTCCGGAACACATGGTGATTCCGATTATACCGCATATGTCGATCCCTTTATCGGGACTGGAGGCCATGGCCATACATTTCCGGGGCCGGTTGTTCCCCATGCCATGATACAGCCGGGACCTGATACAAGAATCAACGGATGGGATGCCTGTTCCGGCTACCACTATAGCGACTCACTGATTAACGGATTTACCCAAAGCCACCTGAGCGGTACAGGATGTGCCGACTATGGCGATTTCCTCATCATGCCTACTGTAGGAAAGCAGATAATCAATCCTCAGATTGACACCCTGCAGAATCGACCGTTTGCCTCTGAATTTTCACATGCCGACGAGATTGCCAGGCCGGGATATTACTCCACATACCTACAGCGATATGGTGTAAAAGCAGAGATTACATCAACCGAACGAGCCGCGCTATATCGCTTTACATTCCCCCAGAGCGACGATGCCGGTTTTATCGTCGATCTCGACTACTCGATTCAGAACCAGACAAACCTCGACATGAAAATCGAGTTTGAGGGTGACACAGCAATCCGCGCATATAAGATGTCGGAATACTGGGCATTCAACCAGCAACTCTCCATGTATGCGGTATTTTCAAAACCCTTCACCCATGAAACCGTCAACGACACTGTACTGAACAGCAAGGGCGAAAAACAGATACGCTGCAAGGCCCTTCTAAAGTTCCCGGATACCTCAAAGGACGAAATCGTATACGTCAAAGTAGGAGTATCTGCTGTTGACTGGGATGGCGCCAAAAAGAATCTTATGGCGGAAATACCCGGCTGGGAGTTTGACGCAGTGCGCGATGCGGCAAAAGACAAGTGGAATTCCTACCTTGCCACCATCGACATCACCGCCGACAACACCGATAAGGAAATCTTCTACACGGCAATGTACCACGCCGCAATAGCACCCGGACTCTTCATGGATGTCGACGGTCGTTATCTTGGCATGGACAGAAAGATACACCAAGGCGATACGGCAAAGCCTGTATATACCATCTTCTCACTATGGGACACCCACCGGGCGCTCCATCCTCTTCTCACAATCATAGACCCTCAGCTCAACAATGAGTTTATAAATTCTCTTCTTCTTAAATACGATGAAGGCGGTCTCCTCCCGATGTGGGAACTTGCCGGAAATTACACAGCCACAATGACCGGATATCACGCTGTATCCCTTATGGCAGATGCCGTATCGAAAGGCATTGCGGATTTTGATATCGAAAAAGCATGTCGCGCAGGCGTACGTTCATCAGTTTACGACACTACCGGTATCATAACACCGGAGAAAGTAAAACTCGCGCTTATGCCCAAATCGAAAGAATATAAAAACACACTGGGCTTCATCCCCTGGAACAAAGAATTTGAATCAGTAGCCAAGGGGCTTGAATATGCTTACAATGACTGGTGTATATCAAAATTGGCCGAAGCGGCCGGTGACTCGGCCGTCGCTGCCTCATACGCAGTCAAAGGCGACGCCTACCGTCAGTACTTTGATCCCGTAACACGCTTCATGCGCGGAAAAGACGAGAAGGGCAAATGGCACGAGCCATTCAATCCACGCGCATCCAACCACCGCGAGGACGACTACTGCGAAGGTACAGCATGGCAATGGACATGGTTTGTACCTCATGATGTAGACGGCCTGATGACTCTTATGGGCGGCCCCGACAAATTCGCAGAGAAACTCGACTCTCTGTTTAATGCAGACTCTACACTTGAGGGGGAACTGGTATCCGCTGATATTTCCGGTCTGATTGGCCAGTACGCACATGGTAACGAGCCATCCCACCATATAATACATCTGTACAACTATGCCGGGCGTCCGGAACGCACTCAGGAACTTATCGATCAAGTTCTTAAGGAGCAATACCGGGCCGACACCGACGGTCTGTCAGGCAATGAGGATTGCGGACAGATGTCAGCATGGTATATACTTAACTCCCTCGGCTTCTATCAGGTGTGCCCAGGAGTACCGGTTTACTCAATAGGACGTCCATGGTTCCCACACGCTGTAGTCAATCTGCCGGGAGGAAAGAAAATCGAGATAAAGGTCAACAATTACTCCAAGGACAACAAGTATATCAAATCAGTCAAACTAAACGGCAAGACTCTCGACAGGCCATTCTTCAATCATTCCGATATTGCCAACGGCGCAATATTCGAATACGATATGTCGGCCACACCAGCATAA
- a CDS encoding HipA family kinase, with the protein MELRQQSLTRYITPLREGGSLPALAEADDGFEYVVKFRGAGHGKKALISELIGGEIARALGFRVPELVFLDLDENFGRTEGDEEVQDLLKASTGLNLGLHYLSGAFTVDPYVNEIDDDTASRIVWLDAFITNVDRTVRNTNMLRWNRELWLIDHGAALYFHHAWGDVAQAALTPFAYIRDHALLPRASMIAEADKALRQRITPRTLQKIVGLIPDEWLDWDDTTLSPAELREAYAMFLTTRLANSNIFVKEAINARQRLI; encoded by the coding sequence ATGGAACTGCGACAACAGTCACTTACCCGTTACATCACTCCTCTTCGCGAGGGCGGCTCTCTTCCCGCCCTCGCAGAGGCTGATGATGGTTTTGAGTACGTAGTGAAATTCCGAGGGGCCGGCCATGGCAAGAAGGCTCTGATATCCGAGCTTATCGGTGGCGAGATTGCACGTGCTCTCGGCTTTCGTGTCCCTGAACTGGTTTTTCTTGATCTTGACGAAAACTTTGGACGTACCGAGGGTGATGAGGAAGTGCAGGACCTGTTGAAAGCAAGCACCGGACTAAACCTCGGATTGCATTATCTGTCGGGCGCGTTTACTGTAGATCCCTATGTCAATGAGATTGACGATGATACCGCATCACGTATAGTATGGCTTGATGCATTTATTACCAATGTCGATCGTACAGTGCGTAATACCAATATGCTCAGATGGAATCGCGAGCTATGGCTTATTGACCATGGAGCGGCATTGTATTTTCATCATGCATGGGGAGATGTCGCTCAGGCTGCACTGACTCCGTTTGCCTATATCCGTGACCATGCATTGTTGCCTCGTGCGTCCATGATTGCGGAGGCAGACAAGGCTCTACGACAAAGGATTACCCCGCGTACGCTACAAAAGATTGTCGGGCTGATTCCTGACGAATGGCTGGATTGGGATGATACGACTCTGTCGCCGGCAGAGTTGCGTGAGGCTTATGCCATGTTCCTTACAACACGGCTTGCCAACAGTAATATATTCGTTAAAGAAGCTATCAATGCACGACAGAGACTTATATGA
- a CDS encoding DUF3037 domain-containing protein produces the protein MHDRDLYEYAVIRYVPDIEREEFVNVGLVMMCKRRRWMRVDIDVDCKRIGCISSIHSYDEIARQLSTFTSISAGEKHAGPIAVLPVEERFRWLTAVKSCCIQTSRPHPGFSDNLEHTFERLMNRLVR, from the coding sequence ATGCACGACAGAGACTTATATGAGTATGCAGTAATCCGCTACGTGCCGGACATTGAACGGGAGGAATTTGTCAATGTAGGTCTGGTAATGATGTGTAAGCGGCGGCGGTGGATGCGGGTCGACATTGATGTGGACTGCAAGCGTATCGGTTGTATTTCGTCGATACACAGTTATGATGAGATTGCCCGACAGCTTAGCACGTTTACCTCCATATCTGCCGGTGAGAAACATGCGGGACCGATTGCAGTTCTTCCGGTAGAGGAGCGTTTCAGATGGCTTACTGCTGTAAAAAGCTGTTGCATACAGACATCACGTCCTCATCCCGGTTTCTCTGATAATCTTGAACATACTTTTGAGCGTCTGATGAACCGGTTAGTAAGATAG